One region of Solanum pennellii chromosome 6, SPENNV200 genomic DNA includes:
- the LOC107021185 gene encoding serine/threonine-protein phosphatase PP1 isozyme 3, with translation MDPAAVDRIIEKLLEVRLSKPGKLVQLSESEIKQLCVSSRDIFVKQPNLLELEAPIKICGDIHGQYSDLLRLFEYGGFPPKANYLFLGDYVDRGKQSLETICLLLAYKIKYPENFFLLRGNHECASINRIYGFYDECKRRFNVKLWKSFTDCFNCLPVAALIDEKILCMHGGLSPDLSSLDQIRNLPRPTAIPDTGLLCDLLWSDPGKDVKGWGMNDRGVSYTFGPDKVSEFLSKHDLDLVCRAHQVVEDGYEFFADRQLVTIFSAPNYCGEFDNAGAMMGVDENLMCSFQILKPAEKKNKFMM, from the exons ATGGACCCTGCAGCTGTCGATAGGATTATTGAGAAGCTATTAGAAGTTCGATTATCGAAGCCTGGCAAGTTGGTGCAGCTTTCCGAGTCTGAAATCAAGCAACTATGTGTTTCCTCTAGAGATATCTTCGTTAAACAGCCAAATCTACTTGAACTTGAAGCACCCATCAAAATTTGCG GTGACATTCATGGGCAGTACAGTGATCTGTTGAGGCTTTTTGAATATGGTGGTTTTCCTCCGAAGGCTAACTACTTATTCTTGGGTGATTATGTAGATCGTGGGAAGCAGAGCTTGGAAACAATATGCCTCTTGCTTGCCTATAAGATCAAGTATCCTGAGAACTTTTTCTTGCTTAGAGGAAACCATGAATGTGCTTCTATAAATAGGATATATGGATTCTATGATGAGTGTAAGCGTCGGTTCAATGTGAAACTATGGAAGTCCTTTACAGACTGTTTTAATTGTCTTCCTGTAGCAGCACTTATCGATGAGAAGATATTATGCATGCATGGGGGTCTGTCCCCTGATCTTTCTAGTTTGGATCAGATTCGGAACTTACCACGTCCAACTGCCATCCCGGACACTGGTTTGCTTTGCGATTTACTTTGGTCAGATCCTGGTAAAGATGTAAAGGGTTGGGGGATGAATGATAGGGGAGTTTCATACACCTTTGGTCCTGATAAAGTTTCTGAGTTTTTGTCAAAGCATGACTTGGACCTTGTCTGTCGTGCCCATCAG GTCGTGGAGGATGGTTATGAATTCTTTGCTGACAGGCAGCTTGTCACCATTTTTTCAGCTCCCAATTACTGCGGCGAGTTTGACAATGCCGGTGCTATGATGGGTGTTGATGAAAACTTGATGTGCTCTTTCCAAATTCTTAAGCCAgcagagaagaaaaataagtttatGATGTGA